The genomic interval TTAATAAAATGATCGATGGTCAAACCTGAATTTTCTCGATCGATTTTTGCATCATTGATATCGATGATATGTATATTTTGTGTGGAATTGTCTTCTGGATCGTTCTCGGTTGTACATCCGTATAGCAAGGCACATATAAAACAATAGACAAAATATCTCATAATAATGAATTTATAAGACTTCATCTACTAATGTAGATGAAGTCTTTGTTCAACAACTATGGCTTGTAGGAGTGCATGTGCTCGGACATGGTTCATAGCAGGGCATACAGCGAATGAGAGTTGCTCCACTGAAGATATTCCATATTTTCCAGAGTAAGATTCCCTTGGAGCCAATGATTCATCCTGTGCCAAAGCCTCGATATTGGCATTCAGCAGATAGAAAGGATCCGGCCGGTAGTTTGCCGTATAGGCAGTCACGGCCGCGGTAGCCATCATGAGACGGCATCCGCAAAAATCTGTTTCTCTTTAATACATGAAAATTTCAGGTTAAAAAGGTCGTAGTTTTTCTCGAATTTCACAGTCGTCGTAAAGTAATCCGTAAAATCCACTCTAAAGTTATATATTTTTTAAAGAAAAGTACAAATATTTCGATAAAAATTCTCACATAAAACACTCATCGTATATCAATAAAATCAAAAGATGTCTAAAGTGCGGCGATCTTACATATCTCCGGCGGCTGCCGAAACCCGTATCGTCGCATCGTCCGGCCCGGGAATGAATTTTACGACTCTTGCCGATGGAACCCCCTGCATAGATATCCGGAACAGAGGGCTGCCGCCCGAAAAGCGATGTCATACCGAGATCAGGCTGCACACAGTGTTCTGGTCCCCTTGGCCAAAATACCCAGCCAACAGCCGCAAAATAAAATTGCAGAGCACACGAGTCCATAGATTCGTGCTATCCGCCGGAGCCCCTGTTCAGAGGCGCATAAGGCAAAGGAAGCAGCATCATAACCCGGAACAACTGCTCATAGGGATCGTCCGGTTTCGGTAACTCATCGACACCGAACGGATCATCGGAGGTGGAAAACGCAATGTTGCGGGTAGTCCGAAAACTCCCCGAATCGCTTCCGGACAGTAACCGCCGGACAAGACCGATAGCAGACTCAAAAAAACACTCTCGTTGAAGCGTTCTTCAACGAGAGTGGAAATTACGAGAATCGACTTGTCGGAAAGCCGGTCTGCCTCCGAATAGATCGCAGAACGCCTTCCCGAATTCAACGCACCTTGATCTCCAACTGCGACGTCGGATAATTCTGGTCGTTGATCACGATCCGCTGCGCGTCGATCGCACTCTTCTGCCCGGCCGTGACATAGAGCGTTTTAAGATAGTAGCTGTTCAGCGTAACGCTTTGAATGGCCGGACACCCCGTAATATCGAGCCACTGAACCTTATCGTAGGAACCCAGCGTGATCTCGATGATCCGCACCGCAGTACCGGACACGGTCAGCGATTCGGATGTTTCGTAAGGCGACGAGCAGTAGAGGCTGGAAAGTACGACTCGCCCCTCTTCGACGGGCGCATCGCACAGTTTGAGCACTTCGAGCGGCGCAGGGGTCAGGTACGAACGCCATCCGCCCAGCACGCTCTGCCAGCCGATAGTCGTCAGCTTGGCATTACCGCTCAGATCGAGTTCCCGGATGGGGTTTTCTCCGATTCCGTTCGGCTCGAGCGTCGTAAGGTTGGCGAACGCCTCGATGCCTTTCAGCGATGCGATGCCTTTCCGGTAGAGATCGGGTAATTGTGTGGCGGCTTCGCCCGTTTCCGTCAGAATACATTCGGTACCGTCGAGTACGGTGATGTAACCGGCATCCACCAGAATCTGCCGGAACGTGTCGTCGGGGAACTCGATTCCTTTCGGTCGTTCGCCCTGCACGACGGAGACTTCAGCCGAAAGCGACTCTTCATCGGTCGTGAAACGCACGAAGCCCGAGCGGAACGGAACCTCGGCAGCTTCGACCTTGAAGACGAGTTCCTGCTCCAGCAGCTCCTCCGACGAGGAGGGCGGTGTCTGCAACACGATCCAGTCCACGGTGGGGGCGGCCCGGAACGGCAGATTGCTCCGCACGTTCACACGCACTTCTCCGCCCTCCACGGGGATGTTGAACGACGTCTCGCCGACCTCCAACAGCAGATTGCGCTCCTGTCGCACCGTCACCGTGCGTTCGTCGCCGTCCGTATTGGTCACGACGAGCCGCGCATCGCGGGGACGTCCCGTCGTATTGGCATCCGCCGTGAAGTAAAAGAACGAAAGCGAAGCCCGTGTCTCGACGCGGTGAATCCAATCGACCGGTTCCAAGAAACGACAGGAGGTTTCGCCCGAAGATTCGATGCGGAGGCGGAACTCGCCGCCCTCCGCAGGCAGGGAGTAATCGGTCTGGTCCGGATCGAGCAGCGAACCGCCTTCCTGGGTGACGGTCAGGCGACG from Alistipes dispar carries:
- a CDS encoding BACON domain-containing protein, which encodes MKKIFWMFVAAAFAGCGDDNGAETPAPAERLALSAETLAFDADGGVLSGGTNEVSVASSGPWRLSGRQEWCVPSVDKGGDGETVAFAVEPNTDLDAREVRFTFMCGGEERRLTVTQEGGSLLDPDQTDYSLPAEGGEFRLRIESSGETSCRFLEPVDWIHRVETRASLSFFYFTADANTTGRPRDARLVVTNTDGDERTVTVRQERNLLLEVGETSFNIPVEGGEVRVNVRSNLPFRAAPTVDWIVLQTPPSSSEELLEQELVFKVEAAEVPFRSGFVRFTTDEESLSAEVSVVQGERPKGIEFPDDTFRQILVDAGYITVLDGTECILTETGEAATQLPDLYRKGIASLKGIEAFANLTTLEPNGIGENPIRELDLSGNAKLTTIGWQSVLGGWRSYLTPAPLEVLKLCDAPVEEGRVVLSSLYCSSPYETSESLTVSGTAVRIIEITLGSYDKVQWLDITGCPAIQSVTLNSYYLKTLYVTAGQKSAIDAQRIVINDQNYPTSQLEIKVR